From Kitasatospora sp. MAP12-44:
GCGCGCTCCAGGGCCGCCTTCGCGCCGTCCCAGTTGCCCGCCAGCGCCAACGCGCCCGCGGCTCCGGCCGCCGCGGAGGTCAGCAGCCCCTTCTCCGGCCACCTTTCGGCGATGTCCGCCAGGTGCAGGTACTGCACCGCGGCGTCCCGAGGCTCGCCCAGCGAGAGCAGGGCGCCGGCCAGATCGGCCCGGATCTGGGCGGTCAACTGCTCGGACTGCGACGGTTCCCGGTCCGTGCCGGCTCCGTCCGCGTGCTCCGGTGCGCCGGGTCCGGCCGGTTCTGCCTGTCCGGCCGGTCCTGCCGGGTCGAGCAGCGACTCCAGGACGGCCACGCCGTCGCCGACCGAGCCCTGCGCGCACAGCGCCCGGCCCAGTTGGAGTCGGGTGCCCCGGGCGTCCAGCGCCTGGCCCTCGCGGTCCAACCGGGCCGCCGCCTCCGAGAGAGCGCGCACGGCCGTCTGGTACTGCCGGGTGCTCAGCGCCATGCCGCCGAGCATCCGGTGCAGCGGGGTCAGCTCCTCGGCGGGGAGGTCCGCCGGGGCCTGCGCAAGGGCTCGTTCGAGTTCGCCCATCGCCTCGGCGTGGCGGTCCTGCTCGCCGAGCGCCAGCGCCAGCAGCAGCCGGGCCCGAGGTATCCGCCACCGCCAGTCCTGCTCCTCGAAGATCTCGACGGCGCGGCGTGCGTTGGCCTCGCCCTCGACCGCGGCGCCGTGGGTGGACCGGAACTCGGCGAGCACCTCGTGGACCACCGCGGTCTGGGTCAAGCCGTCCTCGGCACCCCAGTCGATCAGGCCCTGCGCCTCCGTGGTGAACGTCCCGCTCCACCGGGCGTGCTGCTCCGGCCCGGTGGCGTGGCGCATGGCGTGCCGGGCGGTGAAGACGCGGCAGTGCCGCACCACCAGCTGCCGGCTCAGCAGTTCGCGGCGCTGCTCCTCGGTGTCCAGGCCGTCCGCCGGGAGCGCCTCGACGCGGGGCAGCAGCTCGTCGAGGAGCGGCCAGGCCGCCTCGGCCGCGGCTACGGCAGCGGCGTCGTCGTCCTCGCGCACTGTGGCACACCAGGCGACCCGCGCCTCGGCGGCGATCTTCCAGGCCTCCTGCCCGGCCTTCGCGTAGAGCTCCACCGCCTCGCCGAGGCGCGCGGCACAGGCGGCCCAGTCGTCGCGCTGCGCGGCGCGCTGCGCCAGCTCCGAGGCGATCTCGCCGCGGACGAACTCGTCGGCGGCCGCAGCGTCCGCGCCCTCGGCGCGCTCGATGACCGCGTCCCACAGCGCCTTCCCCCGGGGGTGGCCGCTGCGGTCCAGGCGGCGTGCCTCGGCGAGGAGTTCGGCGAAGTCCTCGGGCAGCTCCGTCGAGCCCGCGGCGGGGACGCCGGAGGACGAGGTGTCGGTCGACGGAGCATCGGTGGCCGCGGCCTCGGTGGGCCGGGCCAGGACCGAGGTCTGCACGCCCAGGTTGAGCTGTGCCACCAGCGGACGCAGGGCCAGCTGCTCCTGGCGCCGGGTGGAGACCGTGTCGTTGCCGTTGCGGGCGTCGAAGCGCGCTGCCAGCTCGCCGGCCTGCACCGCGACGTCGTCCCGCAGCGCCGCCGCGGTCCACTCCGTTCCCAGCGGTCCCGGGCACGGCAGCGCGCCGTGCCCGGTCTCGACCAGCCGCGACAGCAGCGCCTCGACGGCGGTGAGGAACTGCAGGCGGTCGGCCGGTGCGCCCATGAACCCGAACGACGCGCGGTTCTGCGCCAGCAGTTCCAGGCCGCGGGCCTCGTTGCCGGTCAGCGCACAGAACATCAGGTGCCGGCCGAGCGGGACGAGCTCGGCCTCCTGGCCGCGGACCTTGCGGTAGCCGGTGAGGTGTGCGGCACGGGCCTCGTCGAACCGCCCGAGCCGCAGCAGCGGCAGCAGGGCCAGGGCCTGGCTGCTGTGCGGCTCGTCATCGCAGGTGTGGTTGCCGTCGAAGGTCGGCTGCAGCTCCGCGAGCCCGCGCTCGTCCTCGCCGCGACGGAGGTGGTGGACGGCCCGCTGCCTGGCCTCGCAGGCCGCGCAGTCGCTGAACCCCGTGCGGCCCCGGGTCGCCCACAACTCGTAGGCCAGCTGCTCGTTCTCGCCCAACTGCGCTGCCAGGTGGTACTCCTGGGCGTGGACCGGCTGCAGGTCGTGCCCGGCGGCCTGGTAGCGGCGCCGCATCTCGGCGATCCAGCCGCGGATGGACGCCAGCGGCACGTCGGGCGTGGACAGCAGGCCGGAGGCGACCCACTTGAAGTACCAGAACAGCCGGTGGGCCTCGTGCTCGTCGAACGTCTTCTGGTCCGCGTCCCACAGCTGCAGCAGCCGGGCGAAGGCGACGGGGAACTTCACCACCTCCCCGCTGCCGTAGTAGGCGCGCATCAGCTCGACCAGGGTGGAGACGGTAACCTCGGGGTCGCCGAATCCCTCGGCGGCGTCGACGAGTTCCTCCGCGATCGCCGCGGTGGCCCGCCCCTTGGGCCGGTTCTGGTTCTCGTGCAGCGCCGCGAAGAACTCGTCGCGAGTGCTGGGTGTGGTCGTCACCGCGACTCCTCCTTGTTGGTGCCGGCCGCCTGGGCCGCGAATTCGAGCAGGCCGAGGAACGAGCGGTTGAGCAGCGCGTGGTCCGAGGGACGCAGCGGCCGCCTGGAGAGCAGCAGCGCCTGGCCGTACAACGCCTCGATCGCCGTCTCGGACAGCTGCGGGTCCGCCGTGGCCGCCAGCTCGGACAGCTTGCGGATCAGCGGGTTGAGGTAGTTGAGGATCAACTGGGCGCGCGGCGCGGACGAGTTGAGCGAACCGAGGATACCGGCCCACAGGTCGTCCGCCCCGGCGGACAGCTCCGCTCGGCGGCGCTCGTGCCGCGCCTCCCGGTTGTCCACCAGCATCGCGGGCACGCCGACGGGCTGGAAGGCGCGCAGCGTCACGTCGGTGTCGAGCCGGTCCGCGACCACGCGGGCGCGGGCCAGGAACGGCGCGGCGGCCAGCTCAGCGGCCGGGTCGACGCTGTCGAGGTGCGCGGTGACGGTCTCCGGGTCCAGGTCGGTCACGGTGGTCCCGGGCCGGACCCGCGGGAGCTGGTGCACCAGTTCGCGGTCGTAGACGTAGCCGCCGTTGACCACGCCGAGTCCGGCGGCGGCGGCGATCGGCGCGACCTGCCGGAACTCCTCCACGGTCTGGGTCACCAGCACCACCGGGTGCGCGCGGGAGAACTCGTCCAGGCTGACCGTGCCGTCCGTGGTCTCGAACGGCAGCCACGGCAGCAGCAGGGCGAGCAGTTCGTCGTCGTACCGGGCCATCGCCTTGACGGCCAGGTGGTGGACGTCCAGGAAGCGCCGCAGCAGTGCCAGGTCGGAGGCGGCCAGTTCGGTCAGCCACTGCCGCACGCGCTCGCCGATCGCGTCGCGGACGGCGGCCAGCGTCTCGTCCGCGTACAGCGCCTCGCGCGACGCGGTGGGGCGCAGACCGGTGGTGTCCACCACGCAGGCCACGAAGAAGGCCCAGTCCGGGACCAGTTCGGTGGCCTGGTCGGACAGCAGCATGCCCTTGAGGTGCACCCGGTGGCCGGATCGCCTGGTCGGGTGCGCGGGTGTCGGCAGCACGCAGGCCACGCCCTTGAGCCCGACCAGCGGGATGTCCAGGTCGATGGTGTCCAGCGGGGTGAAGTCGAAGACGGCCTTGCCGTACGCGGCCAGCGCCTCGCGGCGGGCGGCGGGCGAGCGGTACGAACGCTCCCACACCGGCGGCGTGTCGTTCACCCGGCTCACATCGCCGTGGCGGTCCACGACCTCGACCTCGTACTTCAGCAACGACCCGAAGTGCTTGGCCAGTTGCAGGACCGTGCCGGGCTCCAGCCACTCGCTGCCGTCGGCCCGCGGGCTCAGCGTGACCGTCGTTCCGGGCCGCGCGACCGAACCGGCGGGCAGCGTCCGGATGCTGTACGTGCCGTCGCTCTGGCCGCGCCACTCGACGGCGGACGCGTTCGGCTCCTTGGCGCTGCGCGAGACCACCCGGATCTCGTCGGCGACGACGAAGCAGGCGAGCAGGCCGATGCCGAACTGGCCGATGAAGTCGGCCCGTTCGGCCGCGAGGTCGAGGTCCCCTGCGGCGTTGCGCTTGGAGGAGCGGCCGATCGTGGCCAGGAAGGTGTGGACGTCGGCCTCGGTGAGCCCCACCCCGGAGTCCTCGACGGTGATGCCGCCGTCCACGCCGGTGCGGATCGTGATCCGTGCGGGGGCGGTGGGGTCGAGCAGTCGGCGCGCCGTGATCGCGTCGACGGCGTTCTGCATCAGCTCCCGCAGGTAGACCCTGGGAGAGGAGTAGAGGTGGTGGGAGAGCAGGTCGACGAGGCCGCGCAGGTCGACCTGGAACGTGTGGCCCGGCTGGTTGGTGGTCACTTGGGCTTCTCTCCTACTTCGCCGTCTTGGCCGGCTTGGCCTTCTTGCATTCCTGGCGCGCCTTGGCGAACACCTGACCGGGGTTGCCGCAGTAGGCCCAGGGAAAGCGGGTCGCGTGGTCACCGATGCGCTCGAACAGCTGCCGGGCGCTCGCCAGGTCGCCTGCCAGCCAGAACGCCAGGGCGAAGGTGTTGAGCGCGGGGTACGGCGACTCGGTGGGCGAGTAGTCCGGGTGCAGCACGGACGCGGCCGCGGCCTGCCGGAGCTCCTCGACCACCTCGGGGCTGCGCATGTAGGCGGCATCGTCCGGCGAGGGCAGGTCGAGCCAGTGCTCGATGTGTGCCTCCGCGGTCAGCATGCCTAGGCCGCTGCCGGGCGGGGCCTTCGCCAGCGACTCCCGGGCGAAGCCGTGCATCTCCTCGTGGGAGCCGCTCCACTTCGCGCACACCTGCTGGAGCAGCGCCGAGTGCAGCGCCACGTGCGTCGGCGCCCGGCGTACCCCGGCCTCGAACCGTCGCCGCGTCACGTCGTGCCCGTGCTCGAGCCCTCGGGACGCGGTGGTCAGGAAGGTCCAGGGGGCGGCGGAGTCCGGGTCCAGCTCGACGGCGGCGTACAGGTGCTCCTCGGCGCCGCGCAACCGCTCGTGGAACAGGTCGAACTGCTCCCGGCTGACCCGCGAGGCCTGCGCACGGGACCGCGCCTCCCACGCCCACGCGACGTGCCGTGCCCCGGAGACGGTCCGCGCCAGCGGGTCATCGGACCGGCTGCGCCCGATGTCCAGCAGGAGGTTGCCGGGCATGTCCTGGACGCAGGTGACCAGCGAGGTCAGCCGGGCGTGGTCCCCCCGGTCCCGGCACGGCTGCAGGACCGCGGCGACGCCGTCCCAGTCCCCGCGCGTCACCGCCGTGCGCAGCGCGGTGAGTTCCGGGTCGCCGTGGTCGTGGTCGAGCGAGACCGGCGCCGGCCCAGCGGGACGCGCGGCGGGCGAGCTCGGGGACGCACGGCGCTTCGAGGCGGCACGCAGGACCACCGCGAACGCGATCGCGGCAGGCGTCAGCAACGAGAGGTTGGACACGAGTTTCCTTCCAGCGGCCGAACAGCGCGAGATCGCTCGATCGGCAGCCGCAGATTATCTGATTGCGCCGACGAGGTGACACCGCGTTTTCCTCGCCTCCACAGTGCGCGGAACACGGTCGTGGCCAGGGTCGATGCATCAGCTCCACCCTGCTCGGGCCCCTCGCCGCCGCCACCACCGCCGGTGGCAGCGGGCAGCGGCGGCGGGTGCCCGCCTCGGTCAGCCGAGTGAGTCGACCAGTTCGGCGATCGCCGTCAGCGGCTGGTGGGCCGCGAGTTCGGCGGCCAGGTCGGCGGCGTTGGCGCGGTAGGTCGGGTCGGCCAGGACCCGGTCGACGGCCTCGCGCAGCTCCGGTTCGCCCGGACGTCCGGTGCGCAGGTCGATGCCGACGCCGCGCCAGGCCACCCGGGCGGCCACCTCGGGCTTGTCCTCGCTGCCGCCGGCGACCACCAGCGGCACCCCGAAGGCCAGCGCCGTGTGGACGCCGCCGTAGCCGCCGTTGCTGATCAGCACATCGGCGTGCGGCAGCAGCCGGTCGAACGGCAGGTAGCCGGCGGCCCGGACGTTGGCCGGCAGGCCGCCGAGCGCCTCGGCCAGCAGCTCGGGACCGTCCGGGCGGACGGTGGCGGCGACCACCAGCAGGTCGGGGCGGTCGGCCAGCGCCCGCACCGCGGGGACCAGCAGCTCGGTCAGGTCGTCGTTGGCCAGGGTGCCCTGGGTGACCACCACGACCGGCCGGTCCTCCTTCAAGTCCGGCCACCACACCGGCAGTTCCGCCTCGCCCCGGCTCGGCAGCGGCAGCGCGCCGATGTACCGCAGCGAGGCCGGCGCGTCGCTGCGCGGGTAGTCGAACCCCGGGACGGTCAGCTGCAGGTAGTGGTCGGGCCCGGTCACGGCGGCGTCCGCCCGTGACCCCGGCGGCAGTTCAGCCCCGACACCGGCGAAGACCTCGGCCGCGTACCGCCGGAGCGGCTCGCCGCGCCGCACCGCCTCGGCGTTCAACTCGCGGTTGCGGGCCAGCCCTTCCGGTCCTGCCTGGGGCGGCAGGGCGAGCCCGAAGGGTGCGGTGTCGACGCTCTGCAGCATCGGCGGGGCCACCCCGATGCTCACCACGGCCGGCCGCTCGCCGCGCGGGTGGGCCAGTGCCAGGGCCACCGCGCCGTGGAAGAAGCAGTCGCCGAGCACGACCGTGGCCGGGAACTCGGCCAGCAGCGCGCGCAGCGCCCGGTACTGCGCGGGGACCGGGTCGATGAAGATGTGCCGAGCATCGAAGACCATCCGCTGCGGCCCGGGCGGCAGTTCGGCCCGGCCCGGGAAGTGGTCGTTGATCCGGCGGTCGTCGAAGTCCGCCTCCGGCGGCAGGGCGACGAACCGCGCCCCGGTCTGCTCGGCGGCCTCGGCGAACCGCGCCCCGCCGAGGAAGACCACCTCGTGCCCGCGTGCGACCAGGTCGGCGGTGATCGCCAGCAGTGGCGCGGTGTGCCCGTGCGCGGGCATGGCGGTGGTGATGATTCTGGACATGTGGAACCCCCCATTGCGTCGTCGGCCGGTCCGTGCGCACCCCCGTGGTCGTTTCTGCGCACCCGGCCCGCTGTTCAGGCTAGCCGGGTTGACAACTCGGTGTGGTCGGACGGGGGCGTCAGAGGCGCTCGGGGACGGGGTGCGTCAGAGGCGCTCGGGGACGGGGTGCGTCAGAGGCGCTCGGGGACCGGGTTGC
This genomic window contains:
- a CDS encoding nucleotide disphospho-sugar-binding domain-containing protein; its protein translation is MSRIITTAMPAHGHTAPLLAITADLVARGHEVVFLGGARFAEAAEQTGARFVALPPEADFDDRRINDHFPGRAELPPGPQRMVFDARHIFIDPVPAQYRALRALLAEFPATVVLGDCFFHGAVALALAHPRGERPAVVSIGVAPPMLQSVDTAPFGLALPPQAGPEGLARNRELNAEAVRRGEPLRRYAAEVFAGVGAELPPGSRADAAVTGPDHYLQLTVPGFDYPRSDAPASLRYIGALPLPSRGEAELPVWWPDLKEDRPVVVVTQGTLANDDLTELLVPAVRALADRPDLLVVAATVRPDGPELLAEALGGLPANVRAAGYLPFDRLLPHADVLISNGGYGGVHTALAFGVPLVVAGGSEDKPEVAARVAWRGVGIDLRTGRPGEPELREAVDRVLADPTYRANAADLAAELAAHQPLTAIAELVDSLG
- a CDS encoding HSP90 family protein, translated to MTTNQPGHTFQVDLRGLVDLLSHHLYSSPRVYLRELMQNAVDAITARRLLDPTAPARITIRTGVDGGITVEDSGVGLTEADVHTFLATIGRSSKRNAAGDLDLAAERADFIGQFGIGLLACFVVADEIRVVSRSAKEPNASAVEWRGQSDGTYSIRTLPAGSVARPGTTVTLSPRADGSEWLEPGTVLQLAKHFGSLLKYEVEVVDRHGDVSRVNDTPPVWERSYRSPAARREALAAYGKAVFDFTPLDTIDLDIPLVGLKGVACVLPTPAHPTRRSGHRVHLKGMLLSDQATELVPDWAFFVACVVDTTGLRPTASREALYADETLAAVRDAIGERVRQWLTELAASDLALLRRFLDVHHLAVKAMARYDDELLALLLPWLPFETTDGTVSLDEFSRAHPVVLVTQTVEEFRQVAPIAAAAGLGVVNGGYVYDRELVHQLPRVRPGTTVTDLDPETVTAHLDSVDPAAELAAAPFLARARVVADRLDTDVTLRAFQPVGVPAMLVDNREARHERRRAELSAGADDLWAGILGSLNSSAPRAQLILNYLNPLIRKLSELAATADPQLSETAIEALYGQALLLSRRPLRPSDHALLNRSFLGLLEFAAQAAGTNKEESR